CGGAGCCGCGTGACAGGAGAACAGAATTCCCCCACCGAATACCGCGTTTGCTCTAGCATGGGAACCCGTATCACAATTGCGGTAGTCCCTGAGCCGACAACGTTCGTGCTCCTGGCCGTTTCCCTTGGCGGCTTTGCGGTAATCAGACGAATTCCCGGCGTGGTTCAGTCCTGTTGATCTGCCCGGTTTCTTCGAACCAGTTACAAGAAGTACTTCCATCCGAGAGAGGTCCAGTTCATGGCGCCCGATAAACCGGTCATCCCGACTGGCGGCCTACATCCAGAGATCACCCTGCCCCACAAAGCGGAGGTTGAGCTCTACCACAACTCGCTGAGCCTGTGCTCCGGCAAGGTGCGTGTGTGCCTGGCTGAAAAGGGAGTCCCGTTCAGGGGTATTCACATTCATCTGATTGAGACCGGGTGGTACGAGGTCTGTAGCCCGGAGTTCCTGGCTGTGAACCCCGGTGGCACAGTCCCCGTCCTCGTACATAACGGGCATCCCGTGTACGAAAGCCACGACCAGATCCTCTACATCGACAAAGTGCTCGGGGTGAAAGGAAGTCTCTCCCTCGACAGCGAGGCGTACGAGCACTGGACCGAGATGTCGGCGTTGCTGGATGATCTGGACGGGAGCAAGACGATGGGGAATTGCATCCCGTTTCTCACGATGCCGATTTTCGTGCATATGCTGCACGGAATCTCTGTTGAGAAGGTCGAGTACGGGGTTCACAAGCACCCGCGACCCGAACGGCCGAGAATTTTCATGACGCTCAAGCAAGCGGGTACCGAGATCTTCAAGAGCGGACTCAAGGACGCCGTGCAGTCGTCGCGCGACCACATGCGCGTGCACCTTCTTGCGATGGAGCGAGCCCTTACCATCGGCGGGAGTACCGATGAGCCCTGGCTGTGCGGCGCCACATTCAGCTTGGCCGATGTGGGCATGGTGACGATCATGCACCGCCTGGTGTGCGCGGACTGGAACTTCCTGTGGGACGACCTCCCCGCCGTCCAGGCGTACTGGGACCGGCTCAAGGCACGACCTTCGTTCAAGACCGCGGTGAC
This bacterium DNA region includes the following protein-coding sequences:
- a CDS encoding PEP-CTERM sorting domain-containing protein (PEP-CTERM proteins occur, often in large numbers, in the proteomes of bacteria that also encode an exosortase, a predicted intramembrane cysteine proteinase. The presence of a PEP-CTERM domain at a protein's C-terminus predicts cleavage within the sorting domain, followed by covalent anchoring to some some component of the (usually Gram-negative) cell surface. Many PEP-CTERM proteins exhibit an unusual sequence composition that includes large numbers of potential glycosylation sites. Expression of one such protein has been shown restore the ability of a bacterium to form floc, a type of biofilm.), translating into MGTRITIAVVPEPTTFVLLAVSLGGFAVIRRIPGVVQSC
- a CDS encoding glutathione S-transferase family protein; this encodes MAPDKPVIPTGGLHPEITLPHKAEVELYHNSLSLCSGKVRVCLAEKGVPFRGIHIHLIETGWYEVCSPEFLAVNPGGTVPVLVHNGHPVYESHDQILYIDKVLGVKGSLSLDSEAYEHWTEMSALLDDLDGSKTMGNCIPFLTMPIFVHMLHGISVEKVEYGVHKHPRPERPRIFMTLKQAGTEIFKSGLKDAVQSSRDHMRVHLLAMERALTIGGSTDEPWLCGATFSLADVGMVTIMHRLVCADWNFLWDDLPAVQAYWDRLKARPSFKTAVTDFDLPSVLEASAAHRKMKTEHEWYRKAFEGGYDASAGRQS